In Phoenix dactylifera cultivar Barhee BC4 chromosome 1, palm_55x_up_171113_PBpolish2nd_filt_p, whole genome shotgun sequence, the genomic stretch TGAGCGGGGAGTCCAGGAATTACGCGGGTTATGAATGAACGGTTGGAACTCCGGCAAATCAGGAGAGGAGGGGGCGGGGACCGGCAAAGGTTGGCAGCGTGGGTTCGGAGGGAACGATTTCTTTGTTGCAACTTGCATGGGTCCTTTGACGTTTTCTtgctcatctctctctctctctctcgtcctAAGTTCGAACTTTGGAACGTTGTGGACCTGTGGTTGCGTCGCGTGGACTACGGTACGGCGGCGGCACCATTTGTGGTTCGTACGTTCAGTTGTGGCTGACCATAGTCCGCTTTACTCATAACCACTTAAAAAATCGTTCGGAGCAGCACAGCCACCAACAACTACGAACCTACGGTTAGTgaatgctgtttttttttttttttggtaattgtTAAGGTTCAATCTTTTTACATATGATGCCTATGAATATTCCTTAATTAGTCTGGTAAGATCAACACGTAGATGCATGCATTGGTAGCAGGGGAGATTACATTATGGGCAGCAACCAAATAATAAAATAGCTATGAGGGACGTTAAAGTTCAGCAAAAACTTGGGTGGAGAGAAGAGGGACTAGTCCGTATCAAAACAGACCATGAACCATGTTAAGGTTCAGCTTCACACTGTCTCTCTACCAAGGCTAGAGAGCCAAAGTAGACCACATGATGAAATAATAAAACTACAAAAGTTAAAAGAGTTTCTTTCAAAACAGTAGTATGATCATCAAAAAGTAGAATAAAAATAACAGACCAAATTAATTCCTCTTTTTTCTAATTTCTATCAGCCTTCCTCCCTAGCAATTGGAAACGCCTAAACTTCCTACCTTTTCTTGCAGCCCAAAAGTCAGCTATTAAGATTTAAAGACCGGTTTAGCATTGgttttgttttctgttttcatTTTCGTAaaccaaagaagaaaattgaaCTAGACTGGATGACAAACATGATGAAGTCCTCCCGTTTTCTGAAATTGTTTGTTAAATCTGAGAGCTTTTTGTACcaaaattttatttgatttaaaaaaaaacagtaaaACTGGAAACAAAGAAAAACAGAGCATCGTGCTAAGACCACAAATTTATGGAGAAACAAAAGTACAATAACACTACCAGTGAAGTCCTGTAAATTAGGTTTTCCTCATTTATAATACCAAACATAAACTTAGAAATAGATAATAATGACTAATAGAAACTTTTGATCAAGAAGTTCACATAAACTGAAATTTCCTCCTTTCCAATAAATAATCATGATTAGAAAACCATATCAGACAGCATAACCACCTGCTCCTTCACTTAAAATATCATCCATGAAGCTCTTCTTTCATATTGAGTGATCCAGAATTCATGATGGTCTGAAGCAACAAGGGACTTCTAAATTGTTTGAGCTTCGTAGGTCTGGCACTGGTGAcactattaattattaatagccAAGACTGGACAATTGTTGATAGAAAAAGTCCCCATTACCACTCTCCCAACGATCGAATCAACAATAGTCCGAATCCAAGCTGAGAACTTTGATGTAAGAGAAGATAATGAAGCCTGCGCCTAGACTTAATAGGGCATAAGACTATCAGAGATTGTCAAATCTTTAGGAATTCTGACAAATGTAGGTAAGAAGAATGTAGCTATCATGGAGAAACTCTGAATCAATCAAGCTGGACCCACGAACCCACCAGCATCGACCCAAGATGGATCCCATAGCCATAGCTTGCAGATCCTGCATATGATGAAGAGAACCAACCATAGCTTTCGACTGATGAGGACATCAGCTGAAATTCTCTTTGTTATCATCTCAACCGTATGTTTTAAGCTCCTCGCTACTTTTTATATCTGTTTTCTCATCTGTGCTAAGCATAATCAGCTATAATATTTATCATGGTGCCTGACTTAGTTCATCTGAATAGCTGCTACTAATTCCTGCAAGATAGTTTCATCATCATCCACTTCATAAACAGGAGCACTCATCTCAGGCACAGATCTTCCAAAATCTTCCATCTAATAAATTTATAAGAAATAATACCAATGAGTATGAAAACGAAAATATTTAATGAGAAAGCACATGGAAATGACAAATGCCGAGACTGTAAGAAAATGTAAAACATGTACCTCTAAAAAAACTGCTGATTGATCATTAATCATGCCAGTTCCCACAGGAAGAGGATCATTCATGGCAGTAGTGACACTAATGGAAAAGGTCTGAACATGCATGTCATTTAAATTTGGGGAACTGGGATCTTGGACAAGTGGATACCGGGCAAACAGATCACTCGGCACCACTAGCTCAGAGGGATCACCTTCCCAGAGAGAATAAATATCATTCAGCTCCACATATTGTTCACAACCAAGTTCTGTGAGCACAGGCTGCAGCTCGTATTCATTGTTTATGGTGCCAGAGTAATTGACGTTGTAATTTATTCCTCCCTGAGCACACAAATCCTCCAATTCATCATATATTCCTGTTTCTACACCACAGACTTCATTGATATTTTTATCCACAACAGCTGAACTAGAAATCTGTTGGGAGTTAAATATTCCATAAGTAATGGTTCATTCAAAATAAAACATTCAGCATAAAATAAACTGGGAGAACCTTGTTGTTGGCATTTTCTGACTGGGGCGGAGAGCCAATAAGGAACTCTGGCAGGTGATCCAATAACATTCCATCAGCATCGGGAAGATCAGAAGTAGAAGACACCTCACAAACACCAGTAAATACAGATTGTTGGCAAATTGGCTCCAACAAGACAAGCTGATCATCCAGTGGCTTGGGAAAAGGCGCACAAGGAAATGAAATGGCATTGTCAATAATTGTATCATCTTCCCAATCCTCTTCATTGAACGGGGCACCATACTGTTCACCAATTTTAGGACCTGGACCACTTTTTTGGAAGATCTTGCAGAGAACATATGCATCCTGCAACAGTATGTCAAGGAGATAAACTCAGTTCACAATGAAAATCCAAAATATGGTATGGCAAACTTTTTGAAATCCAGGAATAAAAACAACACGTTGCATGAACATGCAAGAATACAATCACAAACATCCATGACAAACTAAAATGCAAGAACACAGAACTTAAGTATGCCAATTTGAGTCTCAAGGAAAATTCCCTCACAAAATTTATCAAGCTACTTTAGGTTATCACCTGCCCTTTCTTCGAGAGACATGGATTTTATCATTGCCAGTCCCATCAACTCTTATATACTTCTGTTCAAACCAAATCAATAACCTTTACATCACTTAACCTCCATTATTTTAGTTCCTATGTATTTTGCACAACATCCTCTTCTGCATTCTTGCCTTAGAAAATATGATAACGATATTCCAGATTCATAACCTTCTCGTTCGTATACATCTTCTCTTTGTTTCCCAAGCCTCTAGTGAGTTAGAGACAGAGTTagaaaagatcaaatctttaatGATTCCAACATACTGTCTTCCTATCCTGAAATCTTCTCTCGCCAATGCAACTGCGTACCCGATTTTTCCTCACCTCTAAAAGACATGTCTTGAGCATACAACACTATAGATGCCACCAGACACTACAGCTCCCTGCTTGATCCTTCTTAATATTTCTCTTGTTTACCTGCTCTCCTGTATCCATCAAATATAACAGAAACAATGATATCAAGGTATCTCTTGGCCACAAGTTATTTCTGGACTCTACCCCCTAATTTTGTATAAACTAATTAATGTATTATATTGCAGATTTCGTTTGGATATACTTTATTATGGCTGCAAACTGATTGAATATCAACCAGGAGCTGGTATATCCATATTTCTATTCATATGTTTTCCAGCAAATATGAATAACGATATGAATCGGATACTAAGCATATCCGCATTTGCTATAAACAGATGCAGAAACAAGTCAGGTTAAGTTATATCCATATTCTTTCTATTCAAACATGGTTGTAAGTAGGATACTATTCAGATATAAATTGGTTCTTGAGCTAAATCAATAATAAAAAATCCTAAAAGGATGGAAAGGAATCAACCATCCAAATCACACATGATGCACAAGTGACTAGATAAGGGTCTAAGGTGCAGTTACTAAACCCACATGGAAACTGTCCCAATCAAAGGTTTAAGTCACCAGTCCAACTGGGGTTGTATTAAAAtactaaaaaataaaacttaTATACAAGAAAATATATGATAGACAATATGAATAAATTTAATAAGTTTTCTACATCAAATATTGCTACTTCTTTTTAATTGCGACATATATGAAAAAACATGAACTATCCATTTCTAGACaacttgtaaaaaaaaaaaaaataagtataGGAACTCTTGAAAATATCATATCGAATAAAATGATGTCTATTCATTTCTCATTTCATTAAAGGGAAAGGATTGATTTTTTATCAAGATAATAATATTACAAAATGAAATATCACAACATACACCAAATA encodes the following:
- the LOC120113045 gene encoding NAC domain-containing protein 82-like isoform X1; this encodes MMGKTLLPPGFRFHPTDVELVQYYLKRKVTGKSFRFEAISEIELYKFAPWDLPDKSCLRSKDQEWYFFCPRDRKYPNGSKTKTNRATDIGYWKTTGKDRPVIHKSRTVGMKKTLIFHVGKAPRGDRTDWVMYEYRLEDNELLNAGYSLDAYVLCKIFQKSGPGPKIGEQYGAPFNEEDWEDDTIIDNAISFPCAPFPKPLDDQLVLLEPICQQSVFTGVCEVSSTSDLPDADGMLLDHLPEFLIGSPPQSENANNKISSSAVVDKNINEVCGVETGIYDELEDLCAQGGINYNVNYSGTINNEYELQPVLTELGCEQYVELNDIYSLWEGDPSELVVPSDLFARYPLVQDPSSPNLNDMHVQTFSISVTTAMNDPLPVGTGMINDQSAVFLEMEDFGRSVPEMSAPVYEVDDDETILQELVAAIQMN
- the LOC120113045 gene encoding NAC domain-containing protein 82-like isoform X2 — its product is MMGKTLLPPGFRFHPTDVELVQYYLKRKVTGKSFRFEAISEIELYKFAPWDLPDKSCLRSKDQEWYFFCPRDRKYPNGSKTKTNRATDIGYWKTTGKDRPVIHKSRTVGMKKTLIFHVGKAPRGDRTDWVMYEYRLEDNELLNAGYSLDAYVLCKIFQKSGPGPKIGEQYGAPFNEEDWEDDTIIDNAISFPCAPFPKPLDDQLVLLEPICQQSVFTGVCEVSSTSDLPDADGMLLDHLPEFLIGSPPQSENANNKGGINYNVNYSGTINNEYELQPVLTELGCEQYVELNDIYSLWEGDPSELVVPSDLFARYPLVQDPSSPNLNDMHVQTFSISVTTAMNDPLPVGTGMINDQSAVFLEMEDFGRSVPEMSAPVYEVDDDETILQELVAAIQMN